The Fibrobacter sp. genomic interval TTAGGCCTACCGCCAAGGAACGGATTACCTCCGCCATCCAGTCCCTGTCCGATGTTCTGCGGGCTCCCCGCGGCCTTTCCCGCGACAGGACCATGAAACTTAGGGCCCAGAGCCACAACGTGACCGGCAATCCGAACCTGCAGGGCAGTAACCCCTTGGAGACCAGCCGTTTCGATAAGGAACTTACCGAAAAGAGCAAGATTCTGCAGATGTCCCGTCGCGGGTTCCCTGCCTCTGCTATCGCGACCCAGCTGAAAATTCCGCAGGAACAGGTGGAAGCCATCATCAAGAGCGCCATGGAATAAGGGGCTCTTGGCCTATGCGTTATCGGTTCCGCTGTGAATACCTGGGCAGTGCCTTTTATGGCTGGCAGGTGCAGAACGAAGCCGGCAAGCAGAAATTCGTAACCGTTCAGTCCGCCCTGGAAGATGCGCTGACCATAGCGCTCCGCTCGCCCATACATATCGTAGGTTCTGGCCGTACCGATACGGGTGTCCATGCCCGAGGCCAGTGCGTCCATTTTGATTTTGATGGCGAGCTGGACTTGCGCAAGACGGAGCGTTCGGTGAATGGACTCACCAAGAGGCTTATCCGCATTCGCGATTTGCAACCGTGTGGCGACGATTTCAACGCCCGCTACGACGCCCTTTACCGCTATTATCAGTACACCATTTTTACCCGACCTGTGGCGCTCATGCGGGAATACGGTTGGGAATGCGGTTCCCTGAATCTGGACCTGGACTTGATGGAGCGGGAAGCGGCATCTTTCCTGGGCGAACACGACTTTATTGACTTTTGCATTCCCCGTAACGACGGCAAGTCCACGCTCTGCACGCTGACCGAGTTCCGCCTGGAGCGGGTGAACGACTGGACCGTGATTTTCCACATCAAGGGGAACCGGTTCTTGCACCGTCAGGTCCGTGCCATGGTAGGCACGCTGTTCGACATCGGCCGCAGGCGCTACCCGGCGGGCACGGTTCAAGCCATCTTTGAGAAAAATTTTAAGGGCGAACGCACCTGGGCCCCGCCGCAGGGACTGGTGCTGCACGATGTGAAGTATAAGGATTATTAAATCCTAGATGGCGTCCCCGTTGCCGAGGATCATATCCACTAAGCAGCAAGCTGCAAGTGGATATTGTGATCAGGTCCGCCATGACGTCATTCCCCTAATGGGGCTTGACTCGTTCGCCTCGGATATAGAAATATGCAAGCATATTTCTGCATCACTCAGCTCCTACGTCATTCCGGCCCCTGAGCCGGAATCTAGAACTGAACTTCGTCTACTACTTAAGCAAGTCAAGCATTTCCTTGACGGCTTTTTCCATGCCCACGAACACGCTGCGGGCCACGATGCTGTGGCCGATGTTCACCTCTTCGATTCCTTCGATGGCGGCGATGGATGCCACGTTGCGGTAGTTCAGCCCGTGACCTGCCAACACCCGGAGCCCGTACTTGCGGGCCAGCATGGTCATGTCCTCGATGGCCGAAACTTCACGGTCCACTTCCTGGAGGCTGCCCAGTTCGCAGGCGGTAGCGTACTTGCCGGTGTTGAACTCCACGAAGTCGGCGCCGACTTTCTTGGCCGCCTTCACCTGGTCCGTTTCCGGGTCGATGAACAGGCTGACGGCAATGTCGTTGTTTTTCAGGGTCATCACGTACTTTGCAAGTTCATCTACCTTGGCGGCCACGTTCAAACCACCTTCGATGGTGATTTCCTGGTGATTCTCCTGGACCAGGGTCACCATGTCGGGCTGCACGTTGGTGGCAAACTGCAACATTTCGGCCGTGGGGGAGATTTTCAGGTTCAGCTTGGTGGTGACCATGCCGCGCAACAAGCGAACGTCGCGGTCCTGGATGTGGCGCTTGTCTTCGCGCAGGTGGGCGGTAATGCCCATGCAGCCGGCGAGTTCTGCGACCAGTGCCGCCGTGACGGGGTCCGGTTCCCTGATCTTGCGGGCTTCACGGATGGTGGCGATATGGTCGATGTTCACACCCAGTTTTACGGTCATGGCGTTCTCCTTGTCAATACTTCATAAAGGTAGATAAATTTACGATGGTGGTGCCCTGGGCTGCCGCCTTTGCGTCGATGGACTTCACCTTGGCGATGTTGGCTTCGCTCAGCGGGATGATGATGGTGGACATGCCGCTCTTGGCGGCCGCCTTCAGTTTACGCTTGATGTAGTCGTCCAGGGCGCTGTTGGAGGGGTTGTAGGGGGTTGCCGTCTTGCAGGCCATGGACAAATCCTTGCAGGTCTCCCGCACCTTGGATTTTGCGTTCATGGACAGGTCCAGGAACCAGAGCCCGTTTTCCTTGGCGGGTTCCAGGGTGGCTTGCAAAAGC includes:
- the truA gene encoding tRNA pseudouridine(38-40) synthase TruA; protein product: MRYRFRCEYLGSAFYGWQVQNEAGKQKFVTVQSALEDALTIALRSPIHIVGSGRTDTGVHARGQCVHFDFDGELDLRKTERSVNGLTKRLIRIRDLQPCGDDFNARYDALYRYYQYTIFTRPVALMREYGWECGSLNLDLDLMEREAASFLGEHDFIDFCIPRNDGKSTLCTLTEFRLERVNDWTVIFHIKGNRFLHRQVRAMVGTLFDIGRRRYPAGTVQAIFEKNFKGERTWAPPQGLVLHDVKYKDY
- a CDS encoding pyridoxine 5'-phosphate synthase, with the protein product MTVKLGVNIDHIATIREARKIREPDPVTAALVAELAGCMGITAHLREDKRHIQDRDVRLLRGMVTTKLNLKISPTAEMLQFATNVQPDMVTLVQENHQEITIEGGLNVAAKVDELAKYVMTLKNNDIAVSLFIDPETDQVKAAKKVGADFVEFNTGKYATACELGSLQEVDREVSAIEDMTMLARKYGLRVLAGHGLNYRNVASIAAIEGIEEVNIGHSIVARSVFVGMEKAVKEMLDLLK